A genomic segment from Lentisphaera araneosa HTCC2155 encodes:
- a CDS encoding FG-GAP repeat domain-containing protein: protein MKKLLLTTALMSLNIALVADHTPDHSGTENLSLIAKNGQVISADYEKITISKSFYSEGAAYGDLNGDGVNDLVAGSFWWEGPEYKVKHQIRELDGSKKHTPVKNNAYTPIKYSNSFGNWVRDINKDGHNDILLVGLPGSPLYAYLNPGKGQGQWQEVALWDVVDNESPQLLDVDGDGTEELICNYDGYFGYAKMNPKNPLDKWFFHKISTKGKWHKYTHGIGMGDVNNDGLMDMLAGHGWLEQPKDAKPGQEWVYHKQQFSNGERHCGAQMFTYDVDGDGRNDVITSGNAHGYGLYWFKNIDNKSFSKQVIMGTQAKDNKFGVKFTQLHAIEHVDMNNDGLKDIVTGKRYWAHGPKGDAEPMAPAVLYIFQLVHENGQAYYKPIKIDNNSGVGTQFSAGDVNKDGLNDILVSNKKGTYLFLQKK from the coding sequence ATGAAAAAATTATTACTCACTACGGCTTTAATGAGCCTCAATATTGCCCTAGTCGCAGATCATACTCCCGATCACAGTGGCACAGAAAACCTAAGCCTCATTGCTAAAAATGGACAAGTTATTAGCGCAGATTATGAGAAAATCACGATAAGTAAATCCTTTTATTCGGAAGGCGCCGCTTATGGCGATCTCAATGGCGACGGTGTGAACGACCTCGTGGCTGGCAGTTTTTGGTGGGAGGGCCCCGAATACAAAGTCAAACATCAAATTCGCGAGCTTGATGGCAGTAAAAAACATACGCCAGTTAAGAATAATGCCTACACGCCCATTAAGTACTCCAATTCCTTTGGCAATTGGGTGAGAGACATCAATAAGGATGGTCACAATGATATACTTCTTGTGGGTTTACCAGGCTCCCCCTTGTATGCCTACCTCAACCCAGGTAAGGGTCAGGGTCAATGGCAGGAAGTTGCCTTGTGGGATGTAGTGGATAATGAATCTCCCCAACTCTTAGATGTCGATGGCGACGGGACAGAAGAGCTTATTTGCAATTACGATGGTTACTTTGGCTATGCAAAAATGAACCCCAAAAACCCTTTGGATAAATGGTTTTTTCACAAAATCTCAACTAAAGGCAAATGGCATAAGTACACCCACGGAATCGGCATGGGTGATGTAAATAATGATGGCCTAATGGATATGCTGGCGGGTCACGGTTGGTTAGAGCAACCCAAGGATGCCAAGCCAGGGCAGGAGTGGGTTTATCACAAGCAACAATTTTCTAATGGTGAACGCCATTGTGGCGCTCAAATGTTTACTTATGATGTGGATGGTGATGGGCGTAACGATGTCATTACCTCCGGCAATGCTCATGGCTATGGTCTCTACTGGTTTAAGAATATTGATAACAAAAGCTTTTCCAAGCAAGTCATTATGGGAACTCAAGCAAAGGATAATAAGTTCGGAGTGAAGTTTACTCAGTTACATGCTATTGAACATGTAGATATGAATAATGATGGACTAAAGGATATTGTCACTGGTAAGCGTTACTGGGCTCACGGGCCAAAAGGCGATGCCGAACCTATGGCGCCGGCCGTACTTTATATTTTTCAACTTGTTCACGAAAACGGCCAGGCTTATTACAAGCCCATAAAAATCGATAACAATTCAGGTGTCGGAACTCAGTTTAGTGCGGGGGATGTCAATAAAGATGGCCTCAATGATATCCTAGTGAGTAACAAAAAAGGAACCTACTTGTTCCTGCAAAAGAAATAG
- a CDS encoding sulfatase, which produces MKKFLCYIAFISSIFAQEKPNVLMISIDDLNDWTGFLGGHPQVKTPHMDKLANSGRIFANAHCAVPVCSSSRVSVMSGLAATTHGSYEIGPSYQSIPALKDVLTIQRHFKNQGYYTLAGGKVLHHGFKGSVANDNDRSLIKGHSGPKPKQPLNLPEGWSRAWDWGQHPGTDAQAHDMKLAHNAAQALQEDFDKPFFMSVGFFRPHVPLLVPPKWFNLYDEESIVLAPSPKSDLDDVPKNFLSINDYAVAPTHKEVLATDSHRKLTHAYLASISFVDACVGRVIDALKNSKYADNTIVILWSDHGFHLGEKEHWAKRTLWEESTKVPLLVYGPGIESGEACLEPASLIDIYPTLVDLCGVKAPKKLDGISLMPQLKNPLSERKQPAIISSYYGNHAVRTRDWRFISYEDGAEELYDHKNDPDEYKNLINDPNYKSIRDELAQWLPKKATAEVKKVSERNKLSKRKSK; this is translated from the coding sequence ATGAAGAAATTTCTTTGCTACATAGCTTTTATCTCGAGCATATTTGCTCAGGAAAAGCCCAATGTCTTGATGATCTCTATAGATGATTTAAATGATTGGACGGGTTTTTTAGGTGGCCACCCGCAGGTGAAAACTCCCCACATGGATAAGCTTGCCAATAGCGGGCGCATTTTTGCCAATGCTCACTGTGCGGTGCCGGTCTGTTCTTCTTCGCGTGTGAGCGTCATGTCAGGCCTTGCAGCCACGACTCATGGCAGTTATGAAATCGGCCCTAGTTACCAATCAATTCCGGCTCTCAAAGACGTATTAACGATTCAGCGCCATTTTAAAAATCAAGGTTACTACACGCTGGCAGGGGGCAAAGTTTTGCATCATGGCTTCAAAGGCTCTGTCGCAAATGATAATGATCGCAGTTTGATTAAAGGCCATTCCGGTCCAAAACCAAAGCAGCCATTAAACCTTCCCGAAGGCTGGAGTAGGGCTTGGGATTGGGGACAGCACCCAGGGACTGATGCACAAGCCCATGATATGAAATTGGCTCACAATGCAGCTCAAGCTCTGCAGGAAGATTTTGATAAACCCTTTTTTATGTCAGTTGGATTTTTCCGACCTCATGTTCCCTTGCTGGTTCCGCCTAAATGGTTTAATCTCTACGATGAAGAGTCAATTGTACTGGCTCCTTCACCAAAATCCGATTTGGATGATGTGCCGAAAAATTTCCTATCGATCAACGACTATGCTGTAGCTCCCACTCACAAAGAAGTCTTGGCGACTGATTCGCACAGAAAACTCACCCATGCTTATTTAGCCTCCATTAGTTTTGTAGATGCGTGTGTAGGACGTGTCATCGACGCACTAAAAAACAGTAAATACGCCGATAATACAATTGTCATTTTATGGAGTGATCACGGTTTTCATTTGGGCGAAAAAGAGCATTGGGCTAAACGCACCTTGTGGGAAGAATCCACTAAAGTACCTTTATTAGTTTACGGGCCGGGTATAGAATCTGGAGAAGCTTGTCTAGAACCGGCAAGTTTAATCGATATCTACCCAACATTAGTCGACTTATGCGGAGTCAAAGCGCCTAAGAAATTGGATGGGATTTCATTAATGCCACAACTTAAAAATCCGCTAAGTGAACGTAAACAACCTGCAATCATATCCTCTTATTACGGAAATCATGCAGTTAGAACTCGTGACTGGCGTTTCATTTCTTATGAAGACGGTGCAGAAGAACTCTATGATCATAAAAATGACCCGGATGAATATAAGAATTTGATCAATGATCCGAATTATAAATCAATCCGCGATGAACTTGCCCAGTGGCTGCCCAAGAAGGCAACTGCAGAAGTAAAAAAGGTGAGTGAACGTAATAAGTTATCGAAAAGGAAATCTAAATAA
- a CDS encoding sulfatase → MKKITRLIILSLFMGSTALFAQEKPNVLLIAVDDLNDWIGVLGGHPQAKTPNMDRLANRGVLFTNTQCQSPVCNPSRGSMMTSLYPSTTGIYFLNPSVGTSPKAKGHLVMPKRFEAEGYHVSAAGKLFHNQENKKYFKEYGGSFGGFGPIPKKKITSFPGHPLWDWGVYPERDEQMPDVKIAAWGKERLARDYDQPFFMGIGFYRPHVPQFAPQKWFDMYPLESVQMPKMRKNDIEGIPQYGVDLTREKHVAPTYEWVIENKEEKKLVQSYLACVSFVDAQVGKILDALDASPHKDNTYVVLYSDHGFHLGEKERYAKRSLWEDGARVPMMISGPGIKPGVTHKPTQLLDIYPTLLELTGLKSDPKLEGNSLVPLLRNPQSDWPHYARTSFGPGNYAIVSERYRYIHYNDGSEEFYDRSKDTHEWHNQIKNPEYASIIAKHRKQVPQERAPILGKKSTGHKAFAASEANK, encoded by the coding sequence ATGAAAAAAATAACTCGTCTGATTATTTTATCTCTGTTCATGGGATCAACAGCGCTTTTTGCTCAGGAAAAGCCCAATGTCTTGCTTATTGCGGTGGATGATCTCAATGACTGGATAGGTGTTCTCGGTGGTCACCCGCAGGCAAAAACCCCCAATATGGATCGCTTGGCTAATCGCGGTGTTCTTTTCACCAATACACAATGTCAGTCACCGGTGTGCAACCCTTCTCGCGGGAGTATGATGACTTCTTTATACCCAAGCACAACGGGCATTTACTTTTTAAACCCAAGTGTTGGGACTTCACCTAAGGCAAAAGGTCACCTCGTTATGCCCAAGCGTTTCGAAGCCGAGGGCTACCATGTGAGTGCCGCCGGTAAATTGTTTCACAACCAAGAAAATAAAAAATATTTTAAAGAGTATGGCGGGAGTTTTGGGGGTTTTGGTCCCATCCCCAAAAAGAAAATTACTTCATTTCCCGGTCATCCACTCTGGGATTGGGGTGTTTACCCAGAGCGTGACGAGCAAATGCCGGATGTAAAGATTGCTGCTTGGGGCAAGGAAAGGCTTGCTCGTGATTACGATCAACCCTTCTTTATGGGCATCGGTTTTTACCGTCCTCACGTCCCGCAGTTTGCTCCGCAAAAATGGTTTGATATGTACCCCCTCGAGTCAGTCCAAATGCCAAAAATGAGAAAAAATGATATCGAAGGTATCCCTCAATATGGTGTCGACTTAACGCGGGAAAAACACGTGGCCCCCACTTATGAATGGGTGATAGAAAATAAAGAAGAGAAAAAGCTCGTGCAATCCTACCTCGCCTGTGTTTCTTTTGTGGATGCTCAGGTAGGCAAAATTCTCGATGCCCTAGATGCCAGCCCTCACAAGGATAATACTTACGTTGTGCTATACAGTGATCATGGCTTTCACTTGGGTGAGAAAGAACGCTATGCCAAGCGTAGCCTCTGGGAAGATGGTGCACGTGTACCCATGATGATCTCAGGCCCCGGAATTAAGCCAGGTGTAACTCACAAGCCAACGCAGCTTCTCGATATCTACCCAACTTTACTGGAACTCACTGGACTAAAATCCGACCCCAAACTTGAGGGTAATTCTCTTGTACCACTTTTGCGTAATCCGCAAAGTGACTGGCCGCATTACGCTCGTACGAGCTTCGGTCCAGGAAACTATGCCATCGTCTCTGAACGCTACCGCTATATCCACTATAACGATGGCTCAGAAGAATTTTACGACCGCAGCAAAGATACCCACGAGTGGCATAATCAAATCAAAAACCCCGAGTACGCCTCAATTATTGCCAAGCACCGCAAGCAAGTTCCCCAGGAACGCGCTCCCATCCTAGGTAAAAAATCAACCGGTCACAAAGCTTTTGCAGCATCTGAAGCCAATAAATAA
- a CDS encoding sulfatase family protein, producing the protein MRQLVLLLYFLTTLNLSVFAGDSLKNTKPNILVIFTDDQVYRAIAYNNPAVKTPHLDKLAREGLILNNVYVASPICTASRAAMMSGVYPQQNGVVALNHKAFKKYYAGAERAEQSLPRQMKKAGYHCAFWGKSHIGPPKSYGFDEGEETKGHDDVETFKRANSFLQKAAKSSKPFFLWLAPRQPHLPLYPQQKWLDLYNENELKLDANYLEEPLPSSVFNQGKPGENFHRDSNYTKVWKKLPGGPPRNEATMRSFIKAYYAVISHLDSQVGQMIENMEQLGIKDNTVIVFLSDNGYHLGNHGLGNKITMHEESVRVPMFINWSQLTSKGKRSDALVSSLDLYPSLLDLAGVPLPNHLMGKSLLPIFKDEKANVRQVVFSECVGVGAKVGEGHRMARNKKWKYILTGTDEQFLYNQSKDPYELSNQTGKPEQLPILNELKRSMSKWMEQIGDRKFPHAIK; encoded by the coding sequence ATGCGCCAACTTGTGTTGCTATTATACTTTTTGACAACTTTGAATCTTAGTGTTTTCGCTGGGGATTCCCTGAAAAACACGAAGCCGAATATCCTGGTTATTTTTACCGATGACCAAGTCTATCGTGCGATTGCTTACAATAACCCGGCTGTAAAGACTCCCCACCTAGATAAGTTGGCAAGAGAAGGTCTTATTCTCAATAATGTCTATGTAGCTTCTCCCATCTGCACCGCCAGTCGCGCAGCCATGATGTCCGGTGTTTACCCGCAGCAGAATGGCGTTGTTGCTTTAAATCATAAAGCTTTTAAAAAGTATTATGCTGGTGCTGAGAGGGCGGAGCAGTCTTTACCTCGTCAGATGAAAAAAGCGGGATACCATTGCGCATTTTGGGGGAAGTCACATATTGGCCCGCCTAAATCTTATGGTTTTGACGAAGGTGAAGAAACTAAGGGTCATGATGATGTGGAAACTTTCAAAAGGGCCAATTCTTTTTTACAAAAAGCAGCTAAAAGCTCCAAGCCTTTTTTTCTTTGGTTGGCACCTCGACAACCTCACCTGCCACTTTACCCTCAACAAAAATGGCTTGATCTGTATAATGAAAATGAGTTAAAACTCGACGCCAATTACCTGGAGGAGCCACTTCCATCCAGTGTCTTCAATCAGGGTAAGCCGGGAGAAAATTTTCATCGTGATAGCAACTATACAAAAGTATGGAAAAAGCTGCCGGGTGGTCCTCCTCGAAACGAAGCTACCATGCGCTCTTTTATCAAAGCATACTACGCTGTCATCAGTCATTTAGATTCACAAGTTGGGCAAATGATTGAGAATATGGAGCAATTGGGGATCAAGGATAATACAGTTATTGTTTTCTTATCTGACAACGGTTACCATTTGGGGAATCACGGCTTAGGCAATAAAATAACTATGCATGAAGAATCTGTACGCGTGCCGATGTTCATCAACTGGAGTCAGCTTACAAGCAAAGGAAAAAGATCGGATGCACTTGTGTCCAGCTTAGACCTTTATCCCAGTCTTTTGGACCTAGCCGGAGTTCCATTACCAAATCATCTCATGGGAAAATCACTCCTCCCCATTTTTAAAGATGAAAAAGCAAATGTTCGGCAGGTGGTTTTTAGTGAATGTGTTGGCGTTGGCGCCAAAGTAGGCGAAGGACATCGTATGGCTCGAAATAAAAAATGGAAGTATATTCTGACTGGAACAGATGAACAATTCCTCTACAACCAAAGCAAAGATCCCTATGAGCTGAGCAATCAAACAGGAAAGCCGGAACAGCTCCCCATACTAAATGAATTAAAAAGATCTATGTCCAAGTGGATGGAACAAATCGGTGATCGAAAATTCCCCCATGCTATCAAATAA
- a CDS encoding sulfatase family protein, translated as MNKIVAILTLFILSHSTFAKDAPNVLWIVVDDMSGWLGCYGDETAATPNIDSLAINGVKFERAYMPSPVCSTSRSALITGTMQTSHGLHQHRTMIKKPLPEGISTIAQVFREAGYLTFNEQKTDYNFSYQYHDLFSPEFKRPSKKVVSSHLKGHDLTCLEQLKGKQFFGQIQLSGGKYQGEVGRKPSAYSRVKQSAIKVPPQYPDTAVMRNAIARHYEQIAFCDSQVGAIIKALKDYELWDNTIVFFFTDHGCPMPRAKQHLYDEGIKVPLIVHWPQGIRKLHELGKVRNDLVSGIDITTSSIDLAGLEVPEFMEGKKLFAKNYQPREFVISAKDRMGNAIDRVRSVRSEKFLYIKNHMTDRPLYQAAYRDGYATFVNLRKLYTEGKLSDLQASYHDASKRKVEELYDVINDPHQLHNLALNPEYASVLKKHRAQLVHWEQTTDDKGQQPPSKEELEKVYKNSKGKCVNPEYDFLK; from the coding sequence ATGAACAAAATAGTAGCAATACTCACGCTTTTTATTTTAAGTCATTCAACTTTTGCTAAAGACGCGCCAAATGTTCTATGGATTGTTGTCGATGATATGAGTGGATGGCTGGGCTGTTATGGAGACGAGACAGCTGCGACGCCAAATATCGATAGTCTGGCTATCAATGGAGTAAAGTTTGAACGGGCTTACATGCCTTCACCGGTGTGTTCCACCAGTCGTTCGGCACTCATTACCGGAACGATGCAGACAAGTCATGGATTGCACCAGCACCGCACAATGATTAAGAAGCCTCTGCCCGAGGGAATTAGCACCATAGCGCAAGTCTTTCGCGAGGCGGGTTACCTGACCTTCAATGAGCAGAAGACGGATTATAATTTTTCTTATCAATACCATGATTTATTTTCTCCGGAATTTAAACGCCCCTCAAAAAAAGTTGTTTCAAGTCATCTAAAAGGCCATGATCTAACTTGCTTGGAACAGTTGAAGGGAAAGCAGTTTTTCGGGCAGATCCAACTTTCGGGTGGAAAGTATCAGGGGGAAGTCGGCAGAAAACCCTCCGCTTATAGCCGTGTAAAACAAAGCGCTATAAAAGTTCCGCCTCAGTATCCGGATACCGCTGTGATGCGCAATGCCATTGCCCGTCATTATGAACAAATCGCTTTTTGTGATAGCCAAGTGGGAGCCATCATCAAAGCCTTGAAAGACTATGAACTTTGGGACAATACAATCGTTTTCTTTTTTACCGATCACGGATGCCCCATGCCCCGGGCTAAGCAGCACCTCTATGATGAGGGGATTAAGGTTCCCTTGATCGTTCATTGGCCGCAGGGAATCCGGAAACTCCACGAGCTGGGCAAGGTGAGAAATGACTTAGTGAGTGGTATCGATATTACCACCAGCTCAATTGATTTAGCGGGTTTGGAAGTGCCGGAGTTCATGGAAGGGAAAAAGCTCTTTGCGAAAAATTATCAGCCCCGTGAGTTTGTGATTTCCGCAAAAGACCGCATGGGCAATGCCATTGATCGCGTACGCTCAGTGCGTAGTGAAAAGTTCCTCTATATAAAAAATCACATGACTGATCGACCGCTTTATCAAGCCGCCTATCGAGATGGCTATGCGACCTTTGTGAACCTTAGAAAATTGTATACAGAGGGAAAGTTGTCAGATCTTCAGGCCTCATACCATGATGCCTCCAAAAGAAAAGTTGAGGAATTGTACGATGTTATTAACGACCCCCATCAATTACACAACTTAGCGCTGAACCCGGAGTATGCGTCCGTACTCAAAAAACATCGAGCGCAGCTTGTGCATTGGGAGCAAACGACCGATGATAAGGGCCAACAACCACCAAGTAAAGAAGAATTAGAAAAGGTTTATAAGAACTCTAAAGGCAAATGTGTGAACCCGGAGTACGATTTTTTAAAATAA
- a CDS encoding DeoR/GlpR family DNA-binding transcription regulator — MSVTADLRHKNIIDFLKLNGESKVIDLSHEFQVTEETIRRDLGRLENEGKLIRKHGGAILQEQSLLIEQSFEQRQIQNIKEKTAIAEHALSLISEGETIFMDGSTTTWQMSKIMPDIKITVITDSLRVFVNLSNHSNISLISIGGKLWHSTQTLVGPTAISTIQNYFVDKYFFSCQGIDKDWGISDNNNDVASVKSAMIANSNQKILLVDHSKIQKKSLVRFAALDQINHLITDQKCPQENIDSLKEHIASITIV, encoded by the coding sequence ATGTCAGTAACCGCAGACTTACGCCATAAAAATATTATTGATTTCCTCAAACTCAATGGAGAATCAAAAGTCATTGATTTGTCCCATGAGTTCCAAGTTACCGAAGAAACCATTCGACGGGATTTAGGTAGATTAGAAAATGAGGGTAAACTGATCCGCAAACATGGTGGCGCCATACTGCAAGAACAATCACTATTGATTGAGCAAAGCTTTGAACAAAGACAGATTCAAAATATTAAAGAAAAAACTGCCATTGCTGAACATGCTTTGAGCCTTATTTCAGAAGGTGAAACCATTTTCATGGATGGCAGCACCACCACCTGGCAGATGTCTAAAATCATGCCCGATATTAAAATTACAGTTATCACTGATTCCCTACGAGTCTTTGTCAATTTATCCAATCACAGCAATATCAGCCTGATCTCAATTGGCGGTAAACTTTGGCATAGTACACAAACCCTAGTGGGACCCACTGCCATCAGTACCATACAGAATTACTTTGTCGATAAATACTTTTTTTCTTGCCAAGGGATAGATAAAGATTGGGGCATTAGCGATAACAACAACGATGTAGCCTCGGTCAAAAGTGCGATGATCGCAAATTCCAACCAAAAAATCCTCCTAGTCGATCATAGCAAAATACAAAAAAAATCCCTCGTGCGTTTTGCTGCCTTAGATCAAATTAACCACCTCATTACTGATCAAAAATGTCCGCAGGAAAACATTGACTCCCTAAAAGAACATATCGCTTCCATCACTATCGTTTAA